The Alnus glutinosa chromosome 8, dhAlnGlut1.1, whole genome shotgun sequence DNA segment GATATGCCAACCTCTGAGCTTTTTGAGCAGCTGTTTGTTTCTTTAGTAAGTTCTTTATTTGATGacgtataatttttttttttcaattttactatGTTTCATTTTGTGTCAATATAATCAgttttggttatatatatatatataatcattttCTGCAAACCAATATTTTTCATACTAGACCTTTATCAGTTTCAATTTCAGGTATCCATGTATATAGTTTTCATATCATCATTTATCCCAAGAAATTAGTAATGTTTACTCATCAATATTTAGAAAGAGATAGAATTGTTGTACCTTTGTTTGATAGAATTGTTGTACCTTTGTTAATTtgaaaatagatattttttctgGTAGAAGTTCATGCTATTGATTCTTTTCCCCATACGTTATGATTACTGGTAGGAACTTAATTTATGCACTTTTGGCAAATTCGATAATCAAATGTCACTCTTACACTGCTAATAATATCTTTTGTTCTAAAATATTCAGCTTGGTTTAGGATTTGTAATTGCTGAGGCTACGCTGTCCACTAACAACAGTTTGTCAAAGCTGTTCTATGAGTGCAAAGACTACGTTGTTGTCACTTGTCAAAGCAGCACCAGGAGTGAGAAACTTGATGATCTTTGCCaggtaggttttttttttgaagactGCAAGAGACTGATATTTATGAAATTATGCAATTGGACCAGAACCTTTTAAGAGCCATTAGAAGTCTCAGTTCGACAGCATAGTGATTAAATATGGGGGTCTTGGATGTGCTGTGGAAGTGCAAATTAATTGTGTTTACTTCCGTAGTATTTGAGGTGACAACCCACTCTTTAAACGGGAGTCCAGAAATGCAAAAATGGATTTTACGCAATTTTCAGTAATTGTTACTCCTGTTACACGTTAGATGAAAACTTATAAATGATGCGTAATTGtaataaaatgatataaacataatatttttaGTGACGTGCTCAAGGTCAAGTAATTGAGGTGAGCATAGGGTAATGCCAAACACACATAGTCCACGACTCCACGTAAgagtattttcaaaatatgtttAATAGAAAATAGAACTTAGGGAAAAAGTCATGGAATTAGATATAATatttatgatataaaaaaaaggcTCATTGCAAATGCTATGTTAAATACGAAGTATTTATCTTATTTCCTCTccacaatttccatatagatATACACAtacacccaatttttttttccacctttTTGTTTTCCACATTCTTCAAAACAATAGACACTTCTTCTGTTATTGACTTGGCCAAATTTAGTTTGAACTGTTATTTTTTAAGTCACAGAGTATGAATATACTTTTATTCCATTTTAATGGATTAGCCATTGCCAAAATGTGTGCTGCGTTTGCCTTTGAGATTTGTTATGTgcctatttttatttgttaaattttatcGGGATAATATTCTGTGCGAAGTTATTGACTTGAGTGAAGGCCATGGTAAATCTTCATTCGCCTCTGTAATTAGACATCTAGCCAGGCAAACCCTCGCTCTGATGGCAGCTACATCACATTCATACTGTCTAGGTTActttatttttacctttcttAGAGAGAAATGATAAGGAAGTTGATCTGCTGAAATCTATTCTAGGTATATGAAACAGTGGAGACAATGTTACTCAATCCAGACGAGGTCATAACAATGATGAAGCAGCCGGAAGAAACAACTGCCACTGTGGGTGACCTAAAACGCCGATTTAAGAGGCTTGGATTCAACTTTGGTGGCAAGGATAAACACTCAAGAAAACCAGCTTCAAACGACCAGAAGGACGCAGAAGAGAATCCAAATCGCCAACCGTTCTCAAGTTTCTTTGACAGCaagtcatctttattttctAAGAAGCCTCCGAAGCGAGAAACTACTCCCCCCGCTGAAAAACCTCATTATCCAGAAGAAAATGATTGGACAGTTGTTTagacatacttttttttttttttttgtttcctttgtttttcCCCCTAGTCAGGGTGAAGCAACATGCTTGGTATTGCAGgtaattgtaaattattttgaaaaacctGCTATTTTAGATGCCATTAGTAATACATCAAAGAATTCATTGTTTGGTGACCATAGGAATGAGAGAATGGAATTGCTTTTCGGAGTCCTTGAACCGTTTTCAAGTTGTTTCCTTGAGTTTATGAAATTGGATTatggttggcaatttttgactcATCTCGTAAACTCGACACGAAACTAATATGAAATTAATGGGTTAATGTTGAAGGGtctaacatatttaattaaattagtcgggttatgattaatttatatagtcttatattcatgttTAGATGCGACCTGAACTTGATACACGACATTtagggttttcaattttttacatgacttaTAAAATCAATGCGaattcaacatgaaattagtaTATTAGGGCTGAAAAGTTTGACCCGTTTTATTAAATAGGTTGGGTAAGAGCATCTCCAGTAGTAATAgctaaaaaaacttttaaaaaagtaCAACTCTCTACTTTAGTTAGTGTTTTTTTCTATACATTTTCCAACATATTCTGTATTCTCTTCCTTACTTGCAATTCAAAAATCCAATTCACGAAAGCAACAAAAACTGGAAACCAAATGGGGAAGAGCCAAAGAGGGATATGAGTGAGAAGAATGAGAAaccaataaacaaataaatactgACTTTCTATaagaaaaaatgttgaaatagtACATCATTTGTCTGCTCAACATAATCTGAATCTGAGATGCGAACACAAATTGCTATTCCTTAGATTAGATGACATACATGAcaggtttttaaaatcatcactgTCTAGAGATATTGGTCGAAATTGTGAGAAGAAAATGGTAAATCATGAGCAAAAGTTTTGTTACTAAAATCAGTCATAATGACCATATCACATGGGAGAATGATGGGCTTCTTTAGCCACATGCTCTCATGGTTTGGTGCTCTTGAAGCCCTGTTTTTTTTGCTTCCGAGCTTGCTTGACTGCTTATTTTGCGCCAGTTTTCTCATCCTAAAACCAGAATTATTACATCTTAAATggaatcatcatcatcatcatcatcatcattttgCTTCTGGTCTTCACTTGCCTCGTCAGACTGCAAACTTTTGAAGATGAAATTCGGGACGAGGAAATTTGCTATGAAGTACAGAAGGAAAAGTACTGCACTGataaatgacaaaaaagaaaagaaaagaaagagtgaaCAATTGCCTTTGAAATGCAGTTTCTACTGACTGCTGGTTTATGTTGCCGGATCAAGTATCCGGCCAGTTTATGAGTTTAGAGAATCGGGAGGAAAAAGATCCAACCTGGTCGGGAGGAGGACGGATAGGTCGCCGCCGGACTTGGCTGCGGATGAAGCGCTGAGATCAAGGAGACTGGGGAGGGCCTTGGGCGTCGGAGCCAGTGGTGATAGGTTGTTTGGTCTGTGAAAAAGCTCAGTAGGTTCATTGCTAGAGAGCCAGAGCAGTTGAGTTGTCCTTAGAGGCTGTTTGTGTTTGAGATGCAAGTGCAGGGGAGTTAATGGAGT contains these protein-coding regions:
- the LOC133876363 gene encoding uncharacterized protein LOC133876363, producing the protein MGCIQFHTPLTPLHLHLKHKQPLRTTQLLWLSSNEPTELFHRPNNLSPLAPTPKALPSLLDLSASSAAKSGGDLSVLLPTSAVLFLLYFIANFLVPNFIFKSLQSDEASEDQKQNDDDDDDDDSI